One Georgenia wutianyii DNA segment encodes these proteins:
- the trpA gene encoding tryptophan synthase subunit alpha, whose protein sequence is MSEEQTRTVAGRRSAEAIDAALAEGRKALVVYLPVGFPTVERSIAAARTAVAAGADLVELGLPYSDPGMDGEVIQHATTQALAQGTRVSDVVRAVEQVSATGAGVLVMTYYNPVLRYGVDRFARDLANAGGGGLITPDLIPDEAGAWISAADEHDLDKVFLVAPSSTDERLAMTAAASRGFVYAASTMGVTGVRSSVDTHARDLVARTRAAGAERVCVGLGVSTGAQAAEVAEYADGVIVGSALVRTLQDPDERAGLKALGALVEDLAAGVRA, encoded by the coding sequence GTGAGCGAGGAGCAGACGAGGACGGTGGCGGGCCGGCGGTCCGCCGAGGCGATCGACGCCGCCCTCGCCGAGGGCCGCAAGGCACTCGTCGTGTACCTGCCGGTCGGCTTCCCGACCGTCGAGCGGTCGATCGCCGCGGCGCGGACCGCGGTCGCGGCGGGAGCCGACCTCGTCGAGCTCGGCCTGCCGTACTCCGACCCGGGCATGGACGGCGAGGTCATCCAGCACGCCACCACCCAGGCCCTCGCGCAGGGCACACGGGTGAGCGACGTCGTGCGCGCCGTCGAGCAGGTGTCCGCCACCGGCGCCGGCGTGCTCGTCATGACCTACTACAACCCCGTGCTGCGCTACGGCGTCGACCGTTTCGCGCGCGACCTCGCCAACGCCGGGGGAGGGGGGCTCATCACCCCCGACCTCATCCCCGACGAGGCCGGCGCGTGGATCTCCGCGGCCGACGAGCACGACCTCGACAAGGTCTTCCTCGTCGCCCCGAGCTCCACCGACGAGCGGCTCGCGATGACCGCCGCCGCCTCCCGCGGCTTCGTCTACGCCGCCTCCACCATGGGGGTCACCGGCGTGCGCAGCTCGGTCGACACCCACGCTCGTGACCTCGTCGCCCGCACCCGTGCGGCCGGCGCCGAGCGGGTGTGCGTGGGCCTGGGGGTCTCGACGGGCGCGCAGGCCGCGGAGGTCGCGGAGTACGCCGACGGCGTCATCGTCGGCTCCGCCCTCGTCCGCACCCTGCAGGACCCGGACGAGCGGGCCGGTCTCAAGGCCCTCGGCGCCCTCGTCGAGGACCTCGCCGCCGGCGTCCGCGCCTGA
- the lgt gene encoding prolipoprotein diacylglyceryl transferase produces the protein MLPASIPSPAVAEWWLGPLPIRAYAIAIGLGIVAGWWILDRRYSAKGGPKDTAVDVALWMVLFGIIGARIYHVVSSPDAYFGENGDPARIIEIWNGGLGIWGAIMGGALGAWIALRRRGLRLAPFADAAAPALLVSQAIGRLGNYFNQELYGAPTTLPWGLEIDAAHRVSGYTDPALLFHPTFLYEMVWNLAMVGVLLWAERRFRLRHGRVMWLYVMLYTAGRVWIEYLRIDTAETVLGLRLNVWTSILVFLVAFAFYIRIGRRTRGQDEEIWLPGHGPETADDDTAVDATVVDSDETATAQEDGASAQVEPTDDDASSARGER, from the coding sequence ATGCTCCCCGCCTCGATCCCGAGCCCCGCCGTTGCCGAGTGGTGGCTCGGCCCGCTGCCGATCCGTGCCTACGCCATCGCGATCGGCCTCGGGATCGTCGCCGGCTGGTGGATCCTCGACCGGCGCTACTCGGCGAAGGGCGGCCCGAAGGACACGGCGGTCGACGTCGCGCTCTGGATGGTCCTCTTCGGGATCATCGGCGCCCGGATCTACCACGTCGTGTCCTCGCCGGACGCCTACTTCGGCGAGAACGGTGATCCCGCCCGGATCATCGAGATCTGGAACGGCGGGCTGGGCATCTGGGGCGCGATCATGGGTGGGGCCCTCGGCGCCTGGATCGCGTTGCGTCGTCGCGGGCTGCGTCTGGCGCCCTTCGCCGACGCCGCCGCCCCGGCGCTCCTGGTCTCCCAGGCCATCGGCCGCCTCGGCAACTACTTCAACCAGGAGCTCTACGGAGCGCCCACCACCCTCCCGTGGGGTCTCGAGATCGACGCCGCGCACCGCGTCTCCGGCTACACCGACCCCGCGCTCCTCTTCCACCCCACCTTCCTGTACGAGATGGTGTGGAACCTCGCGATGGTCGGCGTCCTGCTCTGGGCCGAGCGTCGCTTCCGCCTGCGCCACGGCCGGGTGATGTGGCTCTACGTCATGCTCTACACCGCCGGACGCGTCTGGATCGAGTACCTCCGGATCGACACGGCCGAGACCGTCCTCGGCCTGCGGCTCAACGTGTGGACCTCGATCCTCGTCTTCCTCGTCGCCTTCGCCTTCTACATCCGCATCGGGCGGCGCACCCGCGGGCAGGACGAGGAGATCTGGCTGCCGGGCCACGGTCCGGAGACCGCGGACGACGACACCGCCGTCGACGCCACCGTCGTCGACAGCGACGAGACAGCCACCGCGCAGGAGGACGGCGCGTCCGCCCAGGTCGAGCCCACGGACGACGACGCCTCCTCGGCGCGCGGCGAGCGCTAG
- a CDS encoding DUF2231 domain-containing protein, protein MTAPGSGSPGARVAEAIEQDERLDAAVQALSGPVQVLASVPGRDLLLGKPLGHALHPMMTDLPIGFWTSATVLDLLPVPGGRRASQRLIALGLMAAVPTALSGWAEWGQVKDPGSRRAGVVHAGANGAAAVLFAGSWLARRSGRHRSGVVLGGLGALAASAGGALGGHLAIGKKVGSTFTATASA, encoded by the coding sequence ATGACGGCGCCGGGCTCGGGGTCCCCGGGCGCGCGCGTCGCCGAGGCCATCGAGCAGGACGAGCGCCTCGACGCCGCCGTCCAGGCACTCAGCGGACCGGTGCAGGTCCTCGCCTCCGTGCCCGGGCGCGACCTCCTCCTCGGCAAGCCGTTGGGCCACGCGCTCCACCCGATGATGACCGACCTGCCCATCGGGTTCTGGACGAGCGCGACCGTGCTCGACCTGCTGCCCGTCCCCGGCGGGCGCCGCGCGTCGCAGCGGCTCATCGCACTCGGCCTCATGGCGGCGGTACCGACGGCACTGAGCGGCTGGGCCGAGTGGGGCCAGGTCAAGGACCCCGGGTCACGCCGCGCGGGCGTGGTCCACGCCGGCGCCAACGGCGCGGCCGCGGTCCTGTTCGCCGGGTCCTGGCTCGCTCGCCGCTCCGGCCGGCACCGCAGCGGTGTGGTTCTCGGCGGTCTCGGCGCGCTCGCCGCGTCGGCCGGAGGGGCGCTCGGCGGTCATCTGGCCATCGGGAAGAAGGTGGGCAGCACCTTCACCGCGACCGCGTCCGCCTAG
- a CDS encoding DUF4383 domain-containing protein, with product MTTIRPTVQRRGAHQRLALVVGVLFVVVGIAGFGVTGFEGWVEHDHTQTLVVFAVNPLHNVVHILIGLLGILLWRTPSGSRTFGWLLVIGYGATLLYGVFVVDNEEANFLNINWADNWLHLAAVVIGLLIALLPYRTSAQGADR from the coding sequence ATGACGACCATCCGTCCGACCGTCCAACGGCGCGGTGCCCACCAGCGGCTCGCGCTCGTCGTCGGGGTCCTGTTCGTCGTCGTCGGCATCGCCGGCTTCGGCGTCACGGGCTTCGAGGGCTGGGTGGAGCACGACCACACCCAGACGCTGGTCGTCTTCGCGGTCAACCCGCTCCACAACGTCGTGCACATCCTCATCGGCCTGCTCGGCATCCTGCTGTGGCGCACCCCGAGCGGATCGAGGACGTTCGGGTGGCTGCTCGTCATCGGGTACGGCGCCACGCTCCTGTACGGAGTGTTCGTCGTCGACAACGAGGAGGCGAACTTCCTCAACATCAACTGGGCGGACAACTGGCTGCACCTGGCCGCGGTGGTCATCGGCCTGCTCATCGCACTCCTGCCCTACCGGACGTCGGCTCAGGGAGCGGACCGATGA
- a CDS encoding CinA family protein — translation MTKELTGEAEQLASVVGERAGDRGVTVATAESLTSGQIAVHLGAAPGAGSWFSGGAVTYTVEAKQKALGVPEGPVISEQCARAMAEGAARVLGADCAVAVTGVGGPDRQEDQPVGTVFIAIHTPAGTTCEEHHFDGEPAEILDRTTLRALELLAAGLEDAGHA, via the coding sequence ATGACCAAGGAACTGACAGGAGAAGCGGAGCAGCTGGCCTCGGTCGTCGGGGAACGGGCGGGTGATCGCGGGGTCACCGTCGCCACCGCGGAGTCGCTCACGAGCGGCCAGATCGCTGTCCACCTCGGCGCGGCACCCGGGGCCGGCAGCTGGTTCTCGGGGGGTGCGGTGACGTACACGGTCGAGGCCAAGCAGAAGGCGCTCGGCGTGCCGGAGGGGCCGGTCATCAGCGAGCAGTGCGCCCGCGCGATGGCGGAGGGTGCCGCCCGGGTGCTCGGCGCGGACTGCGCGGTGGCCGTCACGGGCGTCGGCGGCCCTGACCGGCAGGAGGACCAGCCGGTCGGCACCGTCTTCATCGCCATTCACACCCCCGCGGGGACGACCTGCGAGGAGCACCACTTCGACGGGGAGCCGGCGGAGATCCTCGACCGGACGACGCTGCGCGCGCTGGAGCTCCTCGCGGCGGGACTCGAGGACGCCGGGCACGCCTGA
- the pyrR gene encoding bifunctional pyr operon transcriptional regulator/uracil phosphoribosyltransferase PyrR: MSPSTAVPVLGPQEISRALTRISHEILERTEPDESLVILGIPTRGAPLAQRLHERVLAAGGSAALGTLDVTMYRDDLRSQPTRTLLRTELPPGGVDGATVVLVDDVLYSGRTIRAALDALGDLGRPARVQLAVLVDRGHRELPIRADYVGKNLPTSRHERVQVTLADVDGEDAVTIVKPEEGETR; this comes from the coding sequence ATGTCCCCCAGCACAGCCGTGCCCGTCCTCGGGCCGCAGGAGATCTCCCGCGCGCTGACCCGGATCTCCCACGAGATCCTCGAACGGACCGAGCCGGACGAGTCGCTCGTCATCCTCGGGATCCCCACGCGCGGGGCACCGCTCGCCCAGCGCCTCCACGAGCGGGTGCTCGCCGCCGGCGGCAGCGCCGCTCTCGGCACGCTCGACGTGACGATGTACCGCGACGACCTGCGCTCCCAGCCCACGCGCACCCTCCTGCGCACCGAGCTGCCCCCGGGCGGGGTCGACGGCGCGACGGTCGTCCTCGTCGACGACGTCCTGTACTCCGGGCGCACCATCCGCGCCGCGCTCGACGCGCTCGGTGACCTCGGCCGCCCGGCGCGCGTCCAGCTCGCCGTGCTCGTCGACCGCGGGCACCGCGAGCTGCCCATCCGCGCGGACTACGTCGGCAAGAACCTGCCGACCTCGCGCCACGAGCGCGTCCAGGTCACCCTCGCGGACGTCGACGGCGAGGACGCCGTCACCATCGTCAAGCCCGAGGAGGGGGAGACCCGATGA
- a CDS encoding aspartate carbamoyltransferase catalytic subunit: MRHLLSAADLDRDAAVALLDTAAEMAATQSREIRKLPTLRGRTVVNLFFEDSTRTRISFEAAAKRLSADVINFAAKGSSVSKGESLKDTAQTLQAMGADLVVVRHSASGAPHRLAHSGWIDVPVVNAGDGTHQHPTQALLDAYTIRRHLAAEGGESRGRDLRGLKVVVVGDVLHSRVARSNVDLLTTLGARVTLVAPPTLVPVGAETWPAEIRYDLDDAIAGAPDAVMMLRVQRERMSSAGGGFFPSPQEYHRRYGLTGARLAALPDHAIVMHPGPMNRGLEISAEAADSPRSTIVEQVANGVSVRMAVLYHLLAGAPATTTTGASL; the protein is encoded by the coding sequence ATGAGGCACCTGCTCTCCGCCGCCGACCTCGACCGCGACGCGGCCGTCGCCCTGCTCGACACCGCCGCGGAGATGGCCGCGACCCAGTCCCGCGAGATCCGCAAGCTGCCCACGCTGCGCGGGCGCACGGTCGTCAACCTCTTCTTCGAGGACTCCACGCGCACCCGGATCTCCTTCGAGGCGGCCGCCAAGCGGCTGTCGGCCGACGTCATCAACTTCGCCGCGAAGGGCTCGAGCGTCTCCAAGGGGGAGTCGCTCAAGGACACCGCCCAGACGCTCCAGGCGATGGGCGCGGACCTGGTCGTCGTGCGGCACAGCGCCTCGGGCGCCCCGCACCGCCTCGCGCACTCCGGCTGGATCGACGTCCCGGTCGTCAACGCCGGCGACGGCACCCACCAGCACCCCACGCAGGCGCTCCTCGACGCCTACACGATCCGCCGGCACCTCGCGGCCGAGGGCGGGGAGTCCCGGGGCCGTGACCTGCGCGGGCTCAAGGTCGTCGTCGTCGGCGACGTCCTCCACTCGCGGGTCGCGCGCTCGAACGTCGACCTGCTGACGACGCTCGGCGCGCGGGTCACGCTCGTCGCCCCGCCCACGCTCGTGCCGGTCGGTGCCGAGACGTGGCCCGCCGAGATCCGCTACGACCTCGACGACGCGATCGCAGGCGCCCCCGACGCGGTGATGATGCTCCGCGTCCAGCGCGAGCGGATGTCCAGCGCCGGGGGCGGGTTCTTCCCCTCCCCGCAGGAGTACCACCGCCGTTACGGCCTCACCGGGGCGCGCCTCGCCGCCCTGCCCGACCACGCCATCGTCATGCACCCCGGCCCGATGAACCGCGGCCTGGAGATCTCCGCCGAGGCCGCCGACAGCCCGCGCTCGACCATCGTCGAGCAGGTCGCCAACGGCGTCTCGGTGCGCATGGCCGTGCTCTACCACCTTCTCGCCGGCGCCCCGGCGACCACGACGACAGGAGCGTCCCTGTGA
- a CDS encoding dihydroorotase: protein MTSYLIRGAAPLGGEPTDLLLTDGVIAATGADAAAGAGSDTQVVDAEGLVALPGLVDLHTHLREPGREDAETVWSGTRAAAVGGFTAVHAMANTYPVADTAGVVEQVWRLGREAGWVDVLPVGAVTVGLAGEQLAELGAMATSKARVRVFSDDGKCVWDPVLMRRALEYVKAFDGVVAQHAQEPRLTEGAQMNEGVVSAELGLTGWPAVAEESIIARDVLLAEHVGSRVHICHLSTAGSVEIVRWAKSRGIDVTAEVTPHHLLLTDDLARSYDPVFKVNPPLRTEEDVLALRAALADGTIDIVATDHAPHPVEDKDCEWADAAFGMTGLETALPVVIETMVEPGLLDWAGVARVLSTAPARIGRVEGHGRPIAVGEPANLTLVDPAARVTVDGAHQATTSRNTPFQGRTLPGRVVATFLRGRPTVLDAQPVAEHTGGSR from the coding sequence GTGACCAGCTACCTCATCCGGGGGGCCGCGCCGCTCGGCGGCGAGCCCACCGACCTCCTCCTCACCGACGGCGTCATCGCCGCGACCGGCGCCGACGCCGCCGCCGGGGCCGGCAGCGACACCCAGGTGGTCGACGCCGAGGGCCTGGTCGCCCTGCCGGGCCTCGTCGACCTCCACACCCACCTGCGCGAGCCGGGCCGCGAGGACGCCGAGACCGTGTGGTCGGGCACCCGCGCCGCGGCGGTCGGCGGCTTCACCGCCGTCCACGCGATGGCCAACACCTACCCGGTGGCCGACACCGCCGGTGTCGTCGAGCAGGTGTGGCGCCTGGGCCGCGAGGCCGGATGGGTGGACGTCCTGCCGGTCGGCGCCGTCACCGTGGGTCTGGCGGGGGAGCAGCTCGCCGAGCTCGGCGCCATGGCCACCTCGAAGGCCCGCGTGCGGGTCTTCTCCGACGACGGCAAGTGCGTGTGGGACCCCGTCCTCATGCGCCGCGCGCTGGAGTACGTCAAGGCGTTCGACGGCGTCGTCGCCCAGCACGCCCAGGAGCCGCGGCTCACCGAGGGCGCGCAGATGAACGAGGGCGTCGTGTCCGCCGAGCTCGGCCTCACCGGCTGGCCGGCGGTCGCCGAGGAGTCGATCATCGCCCGCGACGTGCTCCTCGCCGAGCACGTGGGCTCGCGCGTGCACATCTGCCACCTCTCGACGGCGGGGTCGGTGGAGATCGTCCGCTGGGCCAAGTCACGCGGCATCGACGTCACCGCCGAGGTCACCCCGCACCACCTGCTCCTCACCGACGACCTCGCCCGCAGCTACGACCCGGTGTTCAAGGTCAACCCGCCGCTGCGCACCGAGGAGGACGTCCTCGCCCTGCGCGCCGCGCTGGCCGACGGGACGATCGACATCGTCGCCACCGACCACGCCCCCCACCCGGTGGAGGACAAGGACTGCGAGTGGGCCGACGCCGCCTTCGGCATGACCGGCCTGGAGACCGCGCTGCCGGTCGTCATCGAGACGATGGTCGAGCCCGGCCTGCTCGACTGGGCCGGCGTCGCGCGCGTCCTGTCGACCGCGCCCGCCCGCATCGGGCGGGTCGAGGGTCACGGGCGCCCGATCGCCGTCGGTGAGCCCGCCAACCTCACCCTCGTCGACCCGGCGGCGCGCGTCACCGTCGACGGCGCCCACCAGGCGACCACCAGCCGCAACACCCCGTTCCAGGGCCGTACCCTTCCAGGGCGCGTCGTGGCCACGTTCCTCCGCGGGCGTCCAACGGTCCTCGACGCCCAGCCCGTCGCCGAGCACACAGGAGGATCTCGTTGA
- the carA gene encoding glutamine-hydrolyzing carbamoyl-phosphate synthase small subunit codes for MRYQREDALLVLEDGFVLAGQAYAAEGRTVGEIVFATAMTGYQETVTDPSYHRQIITMTAPHIGNTGVNAEDAESARVWVAGLVVREPARRASNWRSTHEFEDELREQGVVGICHVDTRALTRHLRDRGVMRAGIFSGSALPAGAMTLGRPGLDVLVDLVRQAPQMSGAALAGEVSTPEAYVVEPTGEFAGKEPVAEIVAVDLGIKARTPAQLAERGARVHVVPQRTTLAEIVALHPDGVFFSNGPGDPGTADHEVDVLRGVLSAGLPFFGICFGNQLLGRALGYGTYKLDYGHRGVNQPVLDRATGKVEITAHNHGFAVDAPVGEVTLAPYDDGRFGRVEVSHISLNDGVVEGLRALDIPAFSVQYHPEAAAGPHDAAHLFDRFLELVAAHRAARSQTTGEDA; via the coding sequence TTGAGGTACCAGCGTGAGGACGCCCTGCTCGTCCTCGAGGACGGGTTCGTCCTCGCCGGCCAGGCCTACGCCGCCGAAGGACGCACGGTGGGGGAGATCGTCTTCGCCACCGCGATGACGGGCTACCAGGAGACGGTCACCGACCCGTCCTACCACCGCCAGATCATCACGATGACCGCGCCGCACATCGGCAACACGGGCGTCAACGCCGAGGACGCCGAGTCGGCCCGCGTGTGGGTCGCCGGGCTCGTGGTGCGCGAGCCCGCCCGGCGCGCGTCGAACTGGCGCTCCACCCACGAGTTCGAGGACGAGCTGCGCGAGCAGGGCGTCGTCGGGATCTGCCACGTCGACACCCGGGCGCTCACCCGCCACCTGCGCGACCGCGGCGTCATGCGCGCCGGGATCTTCTCCGGCTCGGCGCTGCCCGCCGGGGCGATGACCCTCGGGCGTCCCGGGCTCGACGTGCTCGTCGACCTCGTGCGCCAGGCGCCGCAGATGTCCGGCGCCGCCCTCGCCGGGGAGGTCTCCACGCCGGAGGCCTACGTCGTCGAGCCGACCGGTGAGTTCGCCGGCAAGGAGCCGGTGGCCGAGATCGTCGCCGTCGACCTCGGGATCAAGGCGCGCACGCCTGCCCAGCTCGCCGAGCGCGGCGCCCGCGTCCACGTCGTCCCGCAGCGCACGACGCTCGCCGAGATCGTCGCCCTCCACCCCGACGGCGTCTTCTTCTCCAACGGGCCCGGGGACCCGGGCACCGCGGACCACGAGGTCGACGTCCTGCGCGGCGTCCTGTCGGCCGGCCTGCCGTTCTTCGGGATCTGCTTCGGCAACCAGCTGCTCGGCCGGGCCCTGGGCTACGGCACCTACAAGCTCGACTACGGGCACCGCGGCGTCAACCAGCCGGTCCTCGACCGCGCCACCGGCAAGGTCGAGATCACCGCGCACAACCACGGCTTCGCGGTCGACGCCCCGGTCGGGGAGGTGACCCTCGCGCCGTACGACGACGGGCGGTTCGGCCGCGTCGAGGTCTCCCACATCAGCCTCAACGACGGTGTCGTCGAGGGCCTGCGCGCCCTGGACATCCCCGCCTTCTCCGTCCAGTACCACCCCGAGGCGGCCGCCGGCCCGCACGACGCCGCCCACCTGTTCGACCGCTTCCTCGAGCTCGTCGCCGCCCATCGCGCGGCGCGCTCCCAGACGACCGGAGAGGACGCCTGA
- the carB gene encoding carbamoyl-phosphate synthase large subunit — protein MPRRTDLRSVLVIGSGPIVIGQAAEFDYSGTQACRVLREEGLRVILVNSNPATIMTDPEIADATYVEPITPEVVATIIAKERPDALLPTLGGQTALNTAIALDEAGVLAEYGVELIGASVASIHAAEDRQAFKEIVERCGAESARSVIAHTMEECHAAAEQLGYPLVVRPSFTMGGLGSGLAYDAGDLERIAGAGLHYSPTTEVLLEESILGWKEFELELIRDKADNVIVVCSIENVDPVGVHTGDSVTVAPAMTLTDREFQKMRDIGIAVIREVGVDTGGCNVQFAVEPDTGRTIVIEMNPRVSRSSALASKATGFPIAKIAARLAIGYTLEEIPNDITRATPASFEPALDYVVVKVPRFAFEKFPAADPVLTTTMKSVGEAMALGRNYAEALQKAMRSLDTKDSVFHWQGEAPDAERTAALLESVRTPTAGRLVDIQQAVRGGATVEELFAATSIDPWFLDQIVLIEEIADEVRQAPALTPEVLALAKRHGFSDVQIGQLRGLSDDTVREVRYAYGLRPVYKTVDTCAAEFAAQTPYHYSSYDEETEVEPRERPAVIILGSGPNRIGQGIEFDYSCVHATMALAEQFETVMVNCNPETVSTDYDISDRLYFEPLTFEDVLEVYHAELAVGPVAGVVVQLGGQTPLSLAQRLADAGVPILGTPPEAIDAAEDRGRFGAVLDRAGLPAPAYGTATTLEQALEIAERIGYPVLVRPSYVLGGRGMEIVYGVEQLRDYAARTAIGDGSGPLLIDRFLDDATEIDVDAIYDGSELFLGGIMEHIEEAGIHSGDSACVLPPVTISEREIVRIAESTRAIAAGVGVRGLINIQFALVSDVLYVIEANPRASRTVPFVAKATGVPLAKAASLVMAGATIAELRERGILPEHDATRLDLDAPIAVKEAVLPFKRFATREGSVVDTVLGPEMRSTGEVMGYDVDFPRAFAKSQAAAYGGLPTSGRVFVSVADRDKRALAIPVARLQSLGFEILATSGTAAVLRRNGIAAEVVRKASAGRGPNGEPTVVDLIETGQVDMVVNTPSGQGARADGYEIRTATTAADKPIITTMQELSAAVQAIEAAGLGPMTVTSLQEHDAARAARGVR, from the coding sequence ATGCCGCGTCGTACCGACCTGCGTTCCGTCCTCGTCATCGGCTCCGGGCCGATCGTCATCGGGCAGGCCGCCGAGTTCGACTACTCCGGCACCCAGGCCTGCCGGGTGCTGCGCGAGGAGGGCCTGCGCGTCATCCTCGTCAACTCCAACCCCGCGACGATCATGACCGACCCGGAGATCGCCGACGCGACCTACGTCGAGCCGATCACCCCCGAGGTCGTCGCGACGATCATCGCCAAGGAGCGCCCCGACGCGCTCCTGCCCACCCTCGGCGGGCAGACCGCGCTCAACACCGCGATCGCGCTCGACGAGGCCGGGGTGCTCGCCGAGTACGGCGTCGAGCTCATCGGAGCCTCGGTGGCCTCCATCCACGCCGCGGAGGACCGCCAGGCGTTCAAGGAGATCGTCGAGCGGTGCGGCGCGGAGTCGGCGCGCTCGGTCATCGCGCACACGATGGAGGAGTGCCACGCGGCCGCCGAGCAGCTCGGCTACCCGCTCGTCGTGCGCCCGTCCTTCACCATGGGCGGCCTGGGCTCCGGCCTGGCCTACGACGCCGGGGACCTCGAGCGGATCGCCGGCGCCGGCCTGCACTACTCACCGACCACCGAGGTGCTCCTCGAGGAGTCGATCCTCGGCTGGAAGGAGTTCGAGCTCGAGCTCATCCGCGACAAGGCCGACAACGTCATCGTCGTGTGCTCGATCGAGAACGTCGACCCCGTCGGCGTCCACACCGGTGACTCGGTGACCGTCGCACCCGCGATGACCCTCACCGACCGCGAGTTCCAGAAGATGCGCGACATCGGCATCGCGGTCATCCGCGAGGTCGGCGTCGACACCGGGGGCTGCAACGTCCAGTTCGCCGTCGAGCCGGACACCGGCCGCACGATCGTCATCGAGATGAACCCGCGCGTCTCGCGCTCCTCGGCCCTCGCCTCCAAGGCCACCGGCTTCCCGATCGCGAAGATCGCCGCCCGCCTGGCGATCGGCTACACGCTCGAGGAGATCCCCAACGACATCACCCGGGCGACCCCGGCGTCCTTCGAGCCCGCGCTCGACTACGTCGTCGTCAAGGTGCCGCGGTTCGCGTTCGAGAAGTTCCCCGCCGCCGACCCCGTTCTCACGACGACGATGAAGTCGGTGGGCGAGGCGATGGCGCTGGGCCGCAACTACGCCGAGGCGCTGCAGAAGGCGATGCGGTCCCTCGACACCAAGGACAGCGTCTTCCACTGGCAGGGAGAGGCGCCCGACGCCGAGCGGACCGCCGCGCTCCTGGAGTCGGTGCGCACCCCGACCGCGGGCCGGCTGGTCGACATCCAGCAGGCCGTCCGCGGCGGCGCGACCGTCGAGGAGCTGTTCGCCGCGACGTCCATCGACCCGTGGTTCCTCGACCAGATCGTCCTCATCGAGGAGATCGCCGACGAGGTGCGCCAGGCCCCGGCGCTCACCCCTGAGGTGCTCGCCCTCGCCAAGCGTCACGGCTTCTCCGACGTGCAGATCGGCCAGCTGCGCGGGCTGTCGGACGACACCGTGCGCGAGGTGCGCTACGCCTACGGGCTGCGCCCCGTCTACAAGACGGTCGACACGTGCGCCGCCGAGTTCGCCGCCCAGACCCCGTACCACTACTCCTCCTACGACGAGGAGACCGAGGTCGAGCCGCGCGAGCGGCCGGCGGTCATCATCCTCGGCTCGGGCCCCAACCGCATCGGCCAGGGCATCGAGTTCGACTACTCCTGCGTCCACGCGACGATGGCGCTGGCCGAGCAGTTCGAGACCGTCATGGTCAACTGCAACCCGGAGACCGTGTCCACCGACTACGACATCTCCGACCGGCTCTACTTCGAGCCGCTCACCTTCGAGGACGTCCTCGAGGTCTACCACGCCGAGCTCGCCGTCGGGCCGGTCGCCGGCGTCGTCGTCCAGCTCGGTGGGCAGACGCCGCTGAGCCTGGCCCAGCGCCTTGCCGACGCCGGCGTGCCGATCCTCGGCACCCCGCCCGAGGCGATCGACGCCGCGGAGGACCGTGGCCGCTTCGGCGCCGTCCTCGACCGTGCGGGCCTGCCCGCCCCGGCGTACGGCACGGCGACCACCCTGGAGCAGGCGTTGGAGATCGCCGAGCGGATCGGCTACCCCGTCCTCGTGCGGCCCTCCTACGTCCTCGGCGGGCGCGGGATGGAGATCGTCTACGGCGTCGAGCAGCTGCGCGACTACGCCGCGCGGACCGCCATCGGCGACGGCAGCGGTCCCCTTCTCATCGACCGGTTCCTCGACGACGCGACCGAGATCGACGTCGACGCGATCTACGACGGCTCCGAGCTCTTCCTCGGCGGCATCATGGAGCACATCGAGGAGGCCGGCATCCACTCCGGGGACTCCGCGTGCGTCCTGCCGCCGGTGACGATCTCCGAGCGGGAGATCGTGCGGATCGCCGAGTCCACCCGGGCGATCGCCGCGGGTGTCGGGGTGCGCGGCCTCATCAACATCCAGTTCGCGCTCGTCTCCGACGTCCTCTACGTCATCGAGGCCAACCCGCGCGCCTCGCGCACGGTGCCCTTCGTCGCCAAGGCGACCGGCGTGCCGCTGGCCAAGGCCGCCTCGCTCGTCATGGCGGGGGCGACAATCGCCGAGCTGCGCGAGCGGGGGATCCTGCCCGAGCACGACGCGACCCGGCTGGACCTCGACGCGCCGATCGCAGTCAAGGAGGCGGTCCTGCCCTTCAAGCGCTTCGCCACCCGGGAGGGCTCGGTGGTCGACACCGTCCTCGGGCCGGAGATGCGCTCGACCGGTGAGGTCATGGGCTACGACGTCGACTTCCCGCGGGCCTTCGCCAAGTCCCAGGCGGCCGCCTACGGCGGGCTGCCGACCTCGGGCCGGGTGTTCGTCTCGGTCGCCGACCGCGACAAGCGGGCGCTGGCGATCCCGGTCGCCCGGCTGCAGAGCCTCGGCTTCGAGATCCTCGCCACGTCCGGCACCGCGGCAGTCCTGCGCCGCAACGGCATCGCCGCCGAGGTCGTGCGCAAGGCCTCGGCCGGGCGCGGCCCGAACGGGGAGCCGACCGTCGTCGACCTCATCGAGACCGGCCAGGTCGACATGGTCGTCAACACCCCCTCCGGCCAGGGCGCCCGCGCCGACGGCTACGAGATCCGCACCGCGACGACGGCGGCCGACAAGCCGATCATCACGACGATGCAGGAGCTCTCCGCCGCGGTCCAGGCGATCGAGGCCGCCGGACTCGGCCCGATGACCGTGACCTCCCTCCAGGAGCACGACGCCGCCCGGGCGGCCCGGGGCGTCCGGTGA